From the genome of Blautia hydrogenotrophica DSM 10507:
TATCTGAATTTGACCACTGGACGGATAAACAGGAAACGAAAGCAGCTGTCGATAACCTGATTCGTGATACACTCTGGGCAGAATTGCCGGAATGTTATGACGAGGTAAGTATATCCGGATATCGTCAGAAGATATATGAGTATGTATATACAAGGTATAAAGAGGTTGCATAAGAAGGTTTCTTATATGATTTTGAAAGTTTATCAGGTATGTTAAAATTACAGTTTTCGTAATAGGGTAGATCCAACATGGAATTGATGGCTCAATCCCCGCTCAAAGTATATTCCTACAGGGAAATGGTGAAAGCGTTTGTAAAGAGATATAAAACTAATAAAGATGCTTCAGAAGATCGTAAAAAAGGTATGATTGGTGAACTTCTTGTACGTGTTATTCTGGAACTTGAAGGCAGATTTTTAACTGCTTCGCCATTTTTTAATATGGAAAAACGAAGCTTTAAAAAGGAATACGATGTTGCTTTGTTTGAAACTGCGACTAATGAATTGTGGATTGCAGAAGTTAAATTTGGTAATATTCAAAAAAGACAGAAAAATGCGTCGTCTGCTATTGTCAGGCGAATAAATACTGCAAAAAGAAAAGACCTGATTTGTCAGTATCGTTATGCAGACATTCGAGAAAAACGACAAACCGTTTATCCCTCTGATTTGAAGGAATTGTGGGAAAGGGTACAGCATCATACGAAATATTATGATGAGTTTGTCGTGCTGCTGGAAATGGAGGGATGTAAAAAATATGATTAAAATACTATTTATCTGCCACGGCAGGAGTTGTCATTTTTCTTAAATTCCCTTATTTTATGCGAATTCTGAGATAGAAGGAGAGTGTTTTACAACGAGTCTACAACTTTTAAAAGACGTTCCGATATGATACAATACAAGTCAATGGAGTAATTACAATATAGAGTTAACTAATTGAGATAGAAAATCATTATATACAGTAAATCTGTAAAGACTATAGAGCGAGTAGTGGAATTAAAAATAAGGCAGAAAAAGGAAGAGAAGAACAATGGCAAAAACCAAAAGAGCAGAGTCAAGGTGTAGATATCTAGTAAGAGAGATAGCAACTCAAAAAGGATGGGATGTTAGGCATCCCCAAAAAGGAGGTCAATTCTTAGAAGAGCAAGAAATTGAAGATTTTTTTAAAGATTCGGGACTTGGTAAAACTAAACCAGATTTTTTGGTTTGTAGAAATTATCAACCTTTAATAGTTGTCGAAGCAAAGAATGAAAAGAATAAGATTGATACAGCGATATCTGAAGCGGTTGATTATGCAGATGCTATAAATAAACATGGTAAATATACTGTTAATATTGCAGTTGGAGTAGCTGGAGAAGAAGATAATGGTTATTCATTTAGAACCAAGTTTTATAATGGTATAGAATGGATAGATTTATCAGCTAGGGGATTTGTATTAACCAGTTTTCCAAGTGTTGCAGAAATTGATAATGCATTTATTACAAATAACGGTACTACAGAAATTACAATACCTAAAATATCAGACTATATTTCAACAGCTATAGAGTTATCATCAATATTAAGATCTGCAAAAATTGAACCCTCATTAAGACCAAAAGTTTTAGGGGCAGTAATAACAGCTTTATATCAAGGTGAAATAGATTTAAGAGATGGAAAAGAATTGGAGTCTATAAATAAATTAGTAGAATGTGCGATTCGTTCAACTGACCATTTTGAAGAAAGTAAGAAAAAACAGTTAATAGAGACGTTGAAAATGACAAAAGCTGATTATGCTCGTTTAGCTCCTAAAATGGGAAAAATAATTTTTATCTTGAAAATGCTCAATATTAGATCAATTTTACAAACAGATACAGATTTTCTTGGGTTACTTTATGAAGCGTTTATACGATATGGATATGATAATAATTCGTTAGGAATTGTTTTTACCCCAAGACATATAACAAAATATTGTGCAGAGCTAATTGACGTAAGCGCAAAGGATAAAGTTATTGACATAGCATGTGGCTCTGGAGGATTTTTAGTAGCGGCATTTGATAGGATGTTATCTTCATATACAAAAATGGGAATTCCATTTAATGTCATAAGGGAGTCTTTATATGGTTTCGATACAAATCCAACAGTATGGGCTTTAGCTGCATTAAATATGTTTTTTAGAGGTGATGGGAAAAGTCATATAGAAAATGCAAGTTGTTTTGAAGAAAGTAGTATGAACGCTGTTAAAGATAGATTTACTAAGGCGTTGCTAAATCCTCCTTTTTCACAAGAAGAGGAGCCAGAGCGAGATTTTATTAATACAGCAATGGAGTCATTACAAGCATTGGGGGTGATGGCAGTTGTTGTAAAATCAGGTATTTTTGCAGATGATGATAATGCTCTTTGGAGAAACGATTTTTTAAAAAAGCATACTTTATTGGGAATGATTAGTTTGCCAAGTGATTTGTTTTATCCTACAGCAATAGATACAACGATTATGGTAGCACAAGCAAAACGTCCTCAGAATTTAACTGATAAGGTCTTTATGGCTAAAATATGGAATGATGGTTATAAAAAATTAAAAGGGAAAAGAGTAGAAACATCTGGTTCGCAATTAGATGAAGTGTTAGAAGAATTTAGAAAATTCAGAGCAGGAGAAGAAACTTCATCGAAATTGGTTACTGTTATTTCAGCAGAAAAAATAATGAAGAAAGGGGCTGAATTTTGCCCTGAACAGTATCTTCCACAGCCTCAATTTCCAGAAGAGGAGCAAGAACGGTATAGAGAAGATATTGTCAAATCAATATTAAGAACAACGGTTAGCATTGATGATATTGCAGATGAAGTTATAGAAGAATTCCCGTGTTTCTCTGAATTACCAGAAATGCCATATGGGGTAGAAGATAATATTGAGAAATTTTTCAACGTTAAAGGTGGAAAATCAAAAGGTGAAAGTAATTATAGCGAAGGTTCATGCCCTTACGTTTCATCAGGTGATCCATTAAACAGTATTATAAGACTTGTTGGAGATGTTGATGGAGAAGTGTTTGAAAATGGAGCCATTACAGTTACTTGTTTTGGACGAGCAAGTGTCCAACCTTGGAGATTCATGGCGCGTGGAAATGGTGGAAGTGCAGTCAGAGTACTGATACCAAAATATAAGATGTCCTTTTCTGAATTGGTATGGTTTGCTGCTCAAATCAACATGCAAAGATGGAGATTTTTCTATGGGCGAATGGCAATATTAAAAAGATTAAAGGATATAAAACTTGTATCGCCACCAGAAATGTTAACTGATGGCAATAAATCAATAGCAAAAAAAGTGGCTGAATTGTCAAAAAAAGTAACAGATATTTTAGAGGAATAAATTTAACGTACAGAAAAGTCCCTCTGTTTCCGCTGCTTCTCTACCTTTTTATGATTTATCTTCAGGGCTTCGCCCCAAATCTTCTTCGGTGTCAAATTTAGATATGGTAGAGCAGTACCGAATATGTTATACTTCGATAATATAGTATTCACTTTAAAAAGTAAATTTAAAATTTCAGTTACGGGACGTTAAATAAGGTATGTGTTTGATAAAGGGGGGCTTATGTTCGATAAAAAA
Proteins encoded in this window:
- a CDS encoding HsdM family class I SAM-dependent methyltransferase, with the translated sequence MAKTKRAESRCRYLVREIATQKGWDVRHPQKGGQFLEEQEIEDFFKDSGLGKTKPDFLVCRNYQPLIVVEAKNEKNKIDTAISEAVDYADAINKHGKYTVNIAVGVAGEEDNGYSFRTKFYNGIEWIDLSARGFVLTSFPSVAEIDNAFITNNGTTEITIPKISDYISTAIELSSILRSAKIEPSLRPKVLGAVITALYQGEIDLRDGKELESINKLVECAIRSTDHFEESKKKQLIETLKMTKADYARLAPKMGKIIFILKMLNIRSILQTDTDFLGLLYEAFIRYGYDNNSLGIVFTPRHITKYCAELIDVSAKDKVIDIACGSGGFLVAAFDRMLSSYTKMGIPFNVIRESLYGFDTNPTVWALAALNMFFRGDGKSHIENASCFEESSMNAVKDRFTKALLNPPFSQEEEPERDFINTAMESLQALGVMAVVVKSGIFADDDNALWRNDFLKKHTLLGMISLPSDLFYPTAIDTTIMVAQAKRPQNLTDKVFMAKIWNDGYKKLKGKRVETSGSQLDEVLEEFRKFRAGEETSSKLVTVISAEKIMKKGAEFCPEQYLPQPQFPEEEQERYREDIVKSILRTTVSIDDIADEVIEEFPCFSELPEMPYGVEDNIEKFFNVKGGKSKGESNYSEGSCPYVSSGDPLNSIIRLVGDVDGEVFENGAITVTCFGRASVQPWRFMARGNGGSAVRVLIPKYKMSFSELVWFAAQINMQRWRFFYGRMAILKRLKDIKLVSPPEMLTDGNKSIAKKVAELSKKVTDILEE